The genomic stretch tgctcgatagtgggttcatgccgcattgacacctgggacgagtgacggaaagttctaaggttgtgttgtcttgttgccactagggataaaacattggcgctatgtccgaggatgtagttgttgattacattacgcaccatacttaatgcaattgtctgttgctttgcaacttaatacttggaaggggttcggatgataactctgaaggtggactttttaggcatagatgcggttggatggcggtctatgtactttgtcgtaatgcccaattaaatctcactatacttatcatgtcatgtatgtgcattgttatgccctctctatttgtcaattgcccgactgtaatttgttcacccaacatgtttttatcttatgggagagacacctctagtgaactatggaccccggtccattcttttaatactgaaatacaaatctgctgcaatacttgtttttactatttttttgcaaacaatcatcttccacacaatacggttaatcctttgttacagcaagccggtgagattgacaacctcactgtttcgttggggcaaagtactttggttgtgttgtgcaggttccacgttggcgccggaatctccggtgttgcgccgcactacatcccgccgccatcaaccttcaacgtgcttcttggctcctcctggttcgataaaccttggtttctttctgagggaaaacttgctgctgtgcgcatcataccttcctcttggggttgcccaacgaacatgtgaaatacacgccatcaggttcccagccccaattagttaactttcattaataattctcttcacgtgttttgccctgattcatcagtaagcaacttaattttgcaaatagacactccttcatggtatgtgaatgttggaaggcacccaaggattcggttagccatggcttgtgtaaggaaaaggttgggaggagtgtcaaccataaataaaactaaagtacatgtgtaaacaaaagagaagagggatgatctaccttgctggtagagataacgtccttcatgggagccgctctttgaaagtctgtttggcaagggggtttgagtgcccgctaccattcgttgacaacaacaaacacctctcaaaactttacttttatgctctctatatgatttcaaaacttaaaaagctctagcacatgatttaatccctgcttccctctgcgaagggcctttcttttactttatgttgagtcagttgacctacttccttccatcttagaagcaaacacttgtgtcaactgtgcattgattcttacatacttgcttatttgcattcatcatattactctgtattgacaattatccatgagaaatgcatgttgaaagttgaaagcaattgctgaaacttaaatcttcctctgtgttgcttcgatgcctctactttgaatttattgctttatgagttaactcttatgcaagacttttgatgcttgtcttgaaagtactattcatgaaaagttttgctatatgttatctatttgttagcaactatagatcattgccttgagtcaactgcattcatctcatatgctttacaatagtatgatcaagattatgtaagtagcatgtcactacagaaattattctttttatcgtttacctactcgagggcgagtaggaactaagcttggggatgcttgatacgtctccaacgtatctataatttccgatgttccatgctagttttatgacaatacctacatgttttgctcacactttatgatgatttcatgcgttttctcggaactaacctattaacaagatgccacgagtgccggttctcgttttctgttgtttttggttccagaaaggctattcgggcaatattctcggaattcgacgaaacaaagaccccagtatcttatttttcccggaagaccccagaacaccgaaggagagtcggaggcgggccagagggccaccacaccataaggcggcgcggccccaggcctggccgcgccagcctatggtgaggaggccccaggcacctccctgcgccgcctcttcgcctataagacccctttcgacctaaaaacgtgataccaattgacgaaactccagaaagactccaggggcgccgccgccatcgcgaaactctgtttcgggggacagaagtctctgttccggcaccctaccgggacggggaagtgcccccggaagccatctccatcgacgccaccgcctccatcatgctccgtcagtagttcccccatggactacgggttctagctgtagctagttggtactctctcccccatgtacttcaatacaatgatctcatgagctgccttacatgattgagattcatctgatgtaatcggtgttgcgtttgttgggatccgatggattgttacattatgattagtctatctataaagtttgtgaagttattgttcctgcaatcttgttgtgtttaatgcttgtcactagggcccgagtggcatgatcttagatttaagctctatacttattgcttagattgtatctacaagttgtttgcacatgtctatgtctggaacccgaggccccagagtgacagcaactgggataactggaggggaaggcttaggtatgaggatcacatgttttcacggagtgttaatgctttgctccgatgctctattaaaaggagtaccttaatttccagtagattccctagaggcccggctgccaccggctggtaggataaaagatgttgtacaagtttctcattgcgagcacgtatgactatatatggaaaacatgcctacatgattaacaatcttgatgttctgtcttaatgctatttcaatcctatcaattgcccaactgtaatttgtttacccaacacatgttattggagagttaccactagtgtagatagctgggaaccccggtccatctttcatcatcatatactcgttcctacatgtcattggaagtagtatcaactattttctggtgccattgcctctgtgttactattactgctgttgtgttactgttgctattgctctcatattattgctgctttcacatcacccctgttactagtgcttttccaggtgcagctgaattgacaactcagttgttaaggcttataagtattctttacctccccttgtgtcgaatcaataaatttgggttttacttccctcgaagactgttgcgatcccctatacttgtgggttatcacggtcgcgcagagcgcttcccaaaaacctaatttgccctctcccgtacaggatcgcaaggacgagtgctttcggagacctgctctcccgttcgccgatgcacgtaggcgcacgggatggagtaggctacgatggcggcgcacgcagagagaggtggaaaaaccctaactcgtgtattagatgtgtttctgcggtagccgggtagaagattatataggctcaggaaaccctaggcaacatggGCCACGCCACGTCGCacgcacgtttcgagtcggttacagatagcccacggttcgggagcgacccgaaccgactaactgcgacgcgtccatctaggactctattcgttttcctgagctgcaaaaagtaaggaaagtctcggctcgaggctcaatccactcaccacgagcgtggcgcgcgtcgtgacgtgtcgagtcgagacgagcgagcgaggaggaggaggagcgcgcgtgtaccactcctattcttactcacttactagtggtggaacaacccaccttataagttggctaacttcctcccaacattCCATGTGGAACTAAACTTCCAACCTCTTTCCACTCCCTAgttagctgccaccaacttgggctcaaactcacaaggctgccactatgtgggctttgagatttatagaaaaatctgaaatctagtatgggccactgagtgcaggcccaatatttcaacaagtaCAAATACATTCGCGCAGATAAGCGAGTACAATCGCGCACATGAGTAAGTACAGTTGCACACCCGAGCGAATACAgtagtcgtgcacacgagcgagtacagtcgcgcacacgagcgagtacatgtacagaagtacagtgagGCACACAAGCAACTACATGTATAGAAGTATAGTCGCGCATCCGAGGAAGTACTGATACAGGTACAatagcgcacacgagtaagtacagtgggtaaagggaaaaactgcattaaatacactaaaaacagaaatacttatcagttgaaacacgagtacagttagatacACATCACGAGGACAACCATACtggtattggaagtacgaaaaaaaaaattctgaaagttatcaacatgggatctagttttgaagatctcgacgcgaggatctcaaaagtgaaaacggatcGTAATTTGAAATTATGGTTTTCAagatattttattttaaaaaaataaatctagaaaaataaagggaaaactgATGCAACACAGCCCCTCtgtctcctctctcctccttcatccccaccttgcttctctttgcgacacgtggcgagcagggagaccatttcccagagattttctgacaccacagcgcgccacttgtcgcgtgcggaacAAGTTGTTTTCCGTTCGCGAATGTCGGTTTTTTCTAACGATTTCAGAGTTTCTGTTGTTGTCGTCCATGATCATATCATAGTAGATATTTAAATCAGTGTTCCATTCTATTCCAAGAGCCCACAAGAATCCTTGGCTGAAATTGCATTGATAGAAAAGGTGAATAATATCTTCCTTTGGATATGTATCACATAATGCGTAGTCTGTGAACTGAACATAGAAATTCTTTTTCTTCATAATGTCCTTTATATTCAGGCGATGTTGTAGCATTAACAATGCAGAAGAATTATGCCTTGGGAGACTACATGATTTCCAGATGTTCCAATATTTTTGTGTATTTTACTTGGCTGACCAAACCAAAGGGCGAAGGATTACAAACGAGCTAGTTTGCTAAAATGGTTTCCAAGCAATCGACGCCGTTTCTTATCTTCCATCATTCCATGTCCCTTTCTCTCAGCGTCCTGTAACCGAAGTGACAATGTCGCAATCCGTCTCTCAATTTGTATTTCTGGTCGTAATCACGTTTGGTCAATAAACTGAATTATAGGAGAAAAAAGAAGATAACATCAGGAAAGCGTGTGGTCCGAACCAACAATGACGTCAATTGCTCGCTATTTATGCTTACTGCACCAATTCCAACAGTTTCATCTGTAATCATGAATACAATGATCGGCCGTAGGCCCCTGGTAGCTCTAGTAGCGGTGTTGACGTTCCTTCTCCGGCCAGCTGCGACGGCGGCAGCGAGTGGCCACGCTGCGGACCGCATCGACCGTCTGCCTGGACAGCCGCCGGTGGACTTCGACATGTACTCAGGGTACATCACGGTGGAGAAGAGCGCCGGACGGTCGCTGTTCTATCTGCTACAGGAGGCGCCTGAGGAGGCCCAGCCGGCGCCGCTGGTGCTCTGGCTCAACGGCGGGCCCGGCTGCTCCTCCATCGCGTACGGCGCCTCCGAGGAGCTCGGCGCGTTTCGCATCACGCCGCGTGGCGCGGGCCTCTTCTTGAATGAGTACCGGTGGAACAAAGGTAGGAGTACCAAACTTGATTGATCGAAAGGTTTATGCATGTCATGCTTCTTGCATTGGATAATAAAGTGTGAACTTGCAGTGGCCAACATCCTCTTCTTGGACTCGCCGGCCGGCGTCGGATTCTCGTACACCAACACCACCTCCGACCTCTACACCTCCGGCGACAACAGGACAGGCAGGTTACCTAGATGCCACTGTGTAGCTACATGCCATTCTGCCCCCATGGCATCCAACGGTATTTATAAGGGGCATTTTTCTTATTTGCAGCTCATGACTCCTACACTTTCTTGGCAAAATGGTTCGAGAAGTTCCCACATTACAAGTATCGCGATTTCTACATTGCTGGCGAGAGCTATGCAGGCATAAGTTCTTGTCCTCTTCTCCTCAATCTACTCAATTTCATGTGCTTAATTCTTCTCCTAATCATTTCATAACCTGAAACTTCAGGGCACTATGTCCCGGAGTTATCCCAGCTCGTCCACCGGAACAACAAAGGCATCGAGAAACCCATCATCAACTTCAAAGGGTTCATGGTACGGTTAATTTTGACATTCATCGCCTGCCCTGATCTCTAGCTGCAGCCTGAAACCTAATTTATTATGCAGGTCGGGAATGCTGTGATCGACGACTACCACGACTACCGCGGCACGTTCGAGTTCTGGTGGAACCACGGGCTGGTCTCCGACGAAACCTACCGCCTCCTCAATCGCTCATGCATCGATGACTCCTCCGTCCACCCGTCGCCGGCGTGCGGTGCCGCGTTCAATGTCTCAATGGAGGAGCAGGGAAACATCGACTTGTACAGCATCTACACGCCCACCTGCAACGAGACGGCGACGGCTAGCCGACGGCGGCCAAGGGGACGCTACGTGAGTATCCTGGACCCTGATTTCCGTCGTCGTCGTTCAGTAAAGCCATGTTAACTTTCGAAGCAAAACGCCCTACCGGTTGCTGTTGCACACTTATATAGTTATATGCAGCCATGGATGACCGGATCGTATGACCCGTGCACTGATCGATACTCCACGGCCTACTACAACCGGCCGGATGTGCAGAGGGCTCTCCACGCCAACGTCACCGGCGCCATAAACTACCCCTGGGTGACCTGCAGGTCCGTGCTAGCTCCTTCACTTTCCAGTTTGCACACTATATATATACTGTAATTGGAAAAATGTAGAGCGGTTTCAGTTTTCAAATACTGGCACATAAAGGATGGTGAAGTGTCTATCGCTTTTATTTTGGTATAATAGCTAGCTTGTTGGAGGGGAAGATGAgtatctcaaaaatagctttattTTTGAATAAATCTCAAAAATAGCTGTGCCGCATTATATTAGCGCCTTGTAGTAGCTTTCTTTCTTTGCTTTTTGGTTccttttgttttcactttgtaCATGACACTTATCGAGAATTTACAAACTGTACGACAGTACAGATACACATACTGTGCAACTTCAAAAAAGGCTTTATAGGATTATGCTCGTTTTAGCTTCACTTATTATGTAGTAAATGAATTGCAGTGACCCCATCTATAACAACTGGCGTGATGCTCCGAGGTCCATGCTTCCTATTTACAAAGAGCTTATTGAAGCTGGTCTAAGGATATGGGTCTTCAGGTCAGTTTATTCCTTTTTGGAAATAAAATTCTTTCTTTGAATGCATCATCATTTCTTAACTTATTCAGAACGCCACACAGCTGCTACAATAGTCTTTTTTTTGCTACGTAATTTATAAGGAATATCTTGGCTGCTATCAGATAGATTATACACGTCCTATGTTCGTTGACAAAACACAAAAGTGTTTATTCTGGATGTATTGATAAATCAAATCCTCCCTTATAACGTCACATGCTAAGATAACAGTACTCTGATCATACGCATATTGGTGCATGCATGATGCATCTCAATGATTAGATCTCATATTGTTCAGTTCGTAACATTTTGTTACACAAAGTCCCTAATAGCAGTACATGCTAAGATAGGTACTCTTGTCGATTCTGTTGTACATCATGCAAGCTGCTGCCAGGAACTCATCAGGCATCAGCGGCCAGTTCAAATTAGTTAACCAGAACAATTGCACAAAATGCGTTGATTTGACCGAATGAAATCGTTCCGAAGTAGCTGCTGCGAGTTAACAATTAGATATGCATAATCTGTATCTATGCATAATATTCCTCTGTTGACCCTTCAGCCCAACAGCAACCGGCCATAGTTGGACCACGGGAAGTCTCCTTTCCTCACATAATTATTTTCCTGAGCTACTACCAAGGTTGCAATCTTGTTGAGATTGACATTCAAGAATATGCCCATGGATAGAGGTTTATTGTAAAAGGTTAATGAGTTCTCATTTGGAACACAAGGGGCCGGGGCGTTGTTGTTGATCTATCAGCTCCAGACTACCGCACAACTCAGTTACCGTGCCTAAACATTTAAATaatatttgttttatttatttccCAGCGGAGACACGGACGCAGTAGTCCCCTTGACAGCAACGAGATACTCCATCGGCGCTATGGGTCTTGCAACCACTAATAGTTGGTATCCTTGGTATGACGTCCAAGAGGTCAGCCTTATTCCACTTATAAGTTGCTTAATTAtatataaataaaattattttttatgtaCTAAAGCATGCTTTaccgaaaaaaaaaatcatgctttGATGGGCATGGAAAAACACTAGATCAGTTCAAGCAATATACAGGGTTCTATAGAGTTatgaggttaatccacatcatctaaattattacgatttttaaatttgtaaTTACTGGATAAGATTTACGAAAGATTATTTAATGACGTAGCTGTTTAGTTTCCTTTTAACACGTTCATATCTAGAGTGATTATACGTAGTTTTGATACGTGTCTACAGTTTAAGCGTGTGAAGTCATTTTGGTAGGGCATACAGTGGAGTCGGTGAGAAAAACCTTTTAGACGTGAACTCCCGTGAGTGACTAAACAAATGGCCATGTCAATTCACAAAAATACTTAGACATGCTAGCTAGCCGTGTCCGACTTCTGAAAAAAAACGTATACATGTGTTCTTTCATTTTTGCAATATATCAAACAATGTACACATACGCTAGTTGAGTCTGTTCGAGAAAAAAAAAGGTACACTAGCTAGCTAGGTCGGTGGAAATAGCTGAGTCCATtcacgaaaatttaaaaacctaacaCAAGCTTAGCTAATTAAAAAAGGCTAGAACGCTGAAAGCGACTTTTGGGCCGGAATATTTGCAATAAATAATAGGGAGTGGTGTTTTCGAACattggagcatatgctccctctattttaaaatgcatcttgcacatattttgaatttcagaaaaattgaaataaaaaattcgcatttaaatcttctcgtgctacaagcttacaaagttgttacataaaaaatcgacttatcatgtaacgtgtgtaaaaaagacaaaactcagtgctaaaaataatgcttttcacaagataagttttctcttttttatagatcacaaaaaatattgttttttcgtgaaacttgacgaacgaacatatattatgaagaagtACATATAaaaaaatttgttaaaatttttcaacattttgaaatatgattttttggtagagggtgcatacgcacccgggagccgaattgaatttccgcaataACTTAACTTATATAGTATGCGAAAAGATAAATGATAAAGACATACTTGAGTGCATAAATCTATCAATGTGAATGATTGAGTATAAAAAATAATTACAATACAAACTACACAATAAATTTGAagcaaacataaaaaaaaaacagatgtgagatataaaaaaaaaaactatacgcAAACATTCCGTGTAAGGCTGCAAAATAAGAATTTAAGAATCAAACGGGtaaatattactccctccattcctatatataagtcatatagttttttgcaaaaaaattccagaatataaggtgtattgcATTGCCCCGCTTGTATGTACAATATTTTAGGGATTTGATTCGGTtttcttatcttatgcaaagtcctctattagctcaccACAATTTCCTAAGGTTAAACCTAGCCAAGCATGgtgtatttttttttctaaatgtgcgttctttaatttccgtgcctaaaactatatggcttatatataggaacggaTTGAGTATTATAATTGGTTTAAGCATATAGATAATATCACATCGGTGTATATAAATTATATATTATTGACTTGATCTATTAGACAATTATAGTTAGCATAAGACCGGAAATAATAGACACCTAGGAGCACCGAttaatttacctatatatatatatatatatatatatatatatatatatatatatatatatatataggataaatacttcctactcctgggtgtaactacacccatgtctcatatactaccatacggaagtatgtaccatactttatcggtttgagtatgttcttacactatatctaagatattctaaaccaagtttggtgaaaaaaatgcaagtgagcatttagtttgcactatatagccgaaatacatgcatatgtacacgtaaaaatgagtctacgtaaaaaaatgtacatactgcctacaaagtattatatatactaccaaaatagtctaatatacttcatactacatgtacatactatccggtatgatagatactctctagattatgagaaacacgcgtgggtgtaactacacccgggtgtagtataaatatgtcctatatatatatatatatatatatatatatatataggataaatacttcctactcctgggtgtaactacacccacgtctcatatactaccatacggaagtatataacatactttattggtttgagtatgttcgtacactatatctaagatactccataccaactttggtgaaaaaaattaaatacacccatagtttgcactatatatacaaaatacatgcatatttatacgtaaagaaatagtgtacgtaaaaaagtgtacatactacctacaaagtagtatatatactaccaaaatattcttatatacttcatactacatgtatatactcttcggtatgatagatactacctagattgtgtgaaacacacgtgggagtaactacacccgggtgtagcatgaatatgtcctatataggataaatatatatatatatatatatatcgacgcggattttctacctagGGTGGTAGCTACGCACGTCCTTAGAGCCGTTGGATGTGGTTGTGTGATTAACGTCTGTTAGTGTCTTTCCGTCAACAGTTTTTATGCAGACGTTGGTGCCGTGGTCGAACTCATGGTTGAGTGTAAAGCCATTTTTCCTGTTCCGTGGTCTTTTCAGTGGTCGAAATCACGCCTCAGTGTAAAGGCAATTTTCCTGGCTGCTGTAGTTGCCATGTTGCATGGCCATTGTGTTTTCTGGCCAAAGTATTTTCTATAGGAACATTGATTCTAAAATTTTAGAAACCATAACAAAAGTTTGGATCTTGGGTATGATTACATCAGGACGGTACTAGAAATCTGAACAATTGCTGCCTAAAAAGGTACGTAATAGCTGTGGACAGGTGTGccaaaaagaagattaagtttggtGGTCGCTCAAAATCTTCTAAGAAATTTTATTAACAGAAACTCATTCTGACAAGTATTATGTATCGTGTACATAAAAGCACCTGtattaagagagagagagagaatgaaAGAAAACACAAAGCATCATACCCTCGGAATCCACATAACATACAGGTAGCAAAAAAATCAGAAAGAAAAGAAGTTGAGAAGAAATATCTGCAACATGTGGATCTAGAGCACGAAGTGAGAAAACTCTAAAAAAAAAGATTGATTTTGAGACACGGACGTAGTGGAGAGAGCTTCTCGTGGCCTCCAGCTCGGCATCGACATCTTCTCCTGGCGATGCTGCTCCACTGTCACGCTATGGCGCCCATTCAGAGCGGTCGTCCTTGTAGAGGAGTTTGCAACTTCAGCCGGGACCTGTGAATCGAACATGGCCCAAAGCAAAAAAACGATAGCGTCAGTGCAATTTTTTGCAGCAAGTTTTGCTAATTGTAGAGGAAGCTTCTAGGATATCTAATTCAAACATAAAGCAAATAAAAAATGTAGACCATGAAATGGAAATTTTCTGCAAAAAGAAGAGTTATGGTCCTTCTTTCGATAAAAAAAGAAGTCTATACAAAAAAGAATTGTGGCCCTTCCTTTCAACAAAAAGATTTACGAGTAGCAAAAAACACCTCTCTGGCAGCGACCAAATTGAGGTTAGCAAATCGTGTCTATTCAGATAAAGATGAAATATTTTCGCAGAAAAAAATATAGAAATGAAATAATTCACCTGAAGAAATGGATCTACAACATTCATTTGTTTTTATTACATTTGCCCATAAAATTGGATCTAAAACATCAGACCACGATCTCGAAAATGCTCTGAAATCTGGATCACAATACTTAACAAATTCCAAAGAATCAAAACGCTAGAGATGGAGACCGCAAAAAACTCACGAACTAGAGAATCGCAGGCCACCAAAAAACAAGAATCAGAAAGTTGAATCGCGTGCTGTAGCTTTGGGAACGGATCAGTGCAGTGGCAATGGTGCCTGCCACGCGCGGAGGTGCGGGCCAGCACAGAACTGCCGCCGCGGCTTCACACCGGCCGGTCAGCAATTGGTGGTGTAGGAAGCGCGCAACGAGGTCTCCCGGCGACCGCGCGGTGGGCCAGACGGTCCGCAAATCCCGATCCACGGATTCGAGGTGCGGGGCGGGCGCGACTTGGTGAGGATTATGTGGATCTAGATCAGTAACACTCTTTTTGGATCTGCAAATACAACAAGAATCCTAACAGGCTCTAGAAAAAATTCAGGCAGGATGTAGAAAAAAAAGAAACTGTGCCATTCTTCTCATCGAGAGAAACTGCAAACAAAACCAGTGTAGAGGGAGTGTTTACAGGTCACAAATCAGATCAAAAGAGTTGAAGAAAAATCAGATCAAAAGAAAATTGTATGGCGCTGTGTCtgcttcctatccagaaaaaagcAACTGTGCCCATGGGAGCCCAGATCCAGCTCGTTGTGGCCAGCAAGGACAAACTTGACGAGCGGCCATGCTACAAATTCGCCCGACACGAGCGGCCGAGTAGAGCTGTTGGAGCTCGAGGGGCGGAAGATGCAGGTTGGGGGAAATCGTGGCCTCCGGTGCAGGTCTTTTTCTTCCCTTTCGGCAAGGAGGCAGGGTAGACCGCCCGGCCCGTGGGCAATAGCTGCAGATCTGGATCAGAAGAAAATTGTGGGGTCGAGAAGAATGAGTAAACTAGGGCCGGCCTTAGCACGTGGTGTGCGGGGAGGTGGTCGGTATGGGAGATAGGAAAGAGGATTTGGTAACGCCGTTAGTTTAGATGGACTGTCAATAATACTCTATAGGGTAATTCAATGGCTAGATGATGGTGCGTAGCTAGAcaccatggtagcccactatttcccatatatatatatatatatatatatatatatatatatatatactagaaATTTGTATCAAACATTTCTAACCATAAAATATGATATCCATGAAACCATATCTTTCTTTCTCAGAAACTCTCGAACCACTTAAGATGGTGCATTTTCATCTTCGAGGACCACCATGCTAGTTTGTATAATTACTTTATTATCTTCGCAGATTTCACATGGCCCTATGGAGATTGCAATCTGCATGCGACAAGCCGCACGCATTTTATCACTAGACACGGCATTAGTTTTTTTTAACAACTAATACTACATGTAACAAGCATAATTAATTGTTTCTTACGAAATCATGAGCATAATTAACCAATGCTTGTGTGATGCATTTCTTGATCAGGTTGGCGGTTGGAGCCAGGTATACGAGG from Lolium rigidum isolate FL_2022 chromosome 4, APGP_CSIRO_Lrig_0.1, whole genome shotgun sequence encodes the following:
- the LOC124647346 gene encoding serine carboxypeptidase 2-like, translating into MNTMIGRRPLVALVAVLTFLLRPAATAAASGHAADRIDRLPGQPPVDFDMYSGYITVEKSAGRSLFYLLQEAPEEAQPAPLVLWLNGGPGCSSIAYGASEELGAFRITPRGAGLFLNEYRWNKVANILFLDSPAGVGFSYTNTTSDLYTSGDNRTAHDSYTFLAKWFEKFPHYKYRDFYIAGESYAGHYVPELSQLVHRNNKGIEKPIINFKGFMVGNAVIDDYHDYRGTFEFWWNHGLVSDETYRLLNRSCIDDSSVHPSPACGAAFNVSMEEQGNIDLYSIYTPTCNETATASRRRPRGRYPWMTGSYDPCTDRYSTAYYNRPDVQRALHANVTGAINYPWVTCSDPIYNNWRDAPRSMLPIYKELIEAGLRIWVFSGDTDAVVPLTATRYSIGAMGLATTNSWYPWYDVQEVGGWSQVYEGLTLVTVRGAGHEVPLHRPRQALIMFQHFLQGKPMPGHTTNGTLA